A region of Aquarana catesbeiana isolate 2022-GZ linkage group LG08, ASM4218655v1, whole genome shotgun sequence DNA encodes the following proteins:
- the LOC141105485 gene encoding uncharacterized protein yields MNEDGNEWAQISALGGIDPAHRDAAPGSLLSSHPVLICVRRGEELNQTCSGGHNVRNTSEEHLIVSPDYKAEDNNIVQYSPGGNPVTPNLHPRPSQLGRSMDSSNPEESSDGSHTKTIGSHSTDTSIDPSIPKESSSSHKGVPTEESSLSCSVCGKLFPKKWALLRHKKIHTGERPYSCSECGKCFSQKVHFLQHQKCHIDVSPYPCSECGNCFTEKNSFLIHQRSHTDKHPYSCSECRKCFIEKGKLIRHQRIHTGERPYSCPECGKCSLGKQFLLHTKEFTQVSVLIHAQSAGNVSAANNHLLDTRNFTHAFHFHDVLGEG; encoded by the exons ATGAATGAGGATGGGaatgaatgggcacagatcagcgcacTGGGCGGAATAGATCCAGCCCACAGAGATGCTGCacctggctccctcctctcctcacaccctgTACTGATCTGTGTgcggagaggggaggagctgaaccagACATGTTCCG GTGGACACAATGTCCGGAATACCTCTGAGGAACATCTCATTGTATCTCCAGATTATAAAGCAGAAGATAATAACATTGTACAAtattctccaggaggaaatcccGTTACTCCAAATCTACATCCCAGACCTTCCCAATTGGGGAGATCAATGGAttcctctaatcctgaggaatcttctgatggaTCCCACACCAAGACTATAGGATCTCACAGTACAGATACTTCAATAGATCCTTCTATTCCCAAGGAATCTTCTTCAAGCCATAAAGGAGTTCCCACAGAAgagagttcattgtcatgttcagtgtgTGGGAAATTGTTTCCAAAAAAATGGGCACTTCTTAGGCAcaagaaaattcacacaggtgagcgtccctattcatgttcagagtgcgggaaatgttttagtcAGAAAGTACACTTTCTTCAACACCAGAAATGTCACATAGATGTGAGTccctatccatgttcagagtgcgggaattGTTTCACTGAGAAAAACAGCTTTCtcatacaccagagaagtcacacagacaagcatccttattcatgttcagagtgcagaaAATGCTTCATTGAGAAAGGAAAACTTATTAgacaccaaagaattcacacgggtgagcgtccctattcatgtccagagtgcgggaaatgttcctTAGGAAAGCAATTCTTGTTGCACAcgaaagaattcacacaggtgagcgtccttattcatgctcagagtgcgggaaatgtttcggcCGCAAACAATCACTTGTTAGACACCAGAAATTTCACACACGCTTTTCATTTTCAtgatgtgttgggggaggggtaa